The following proteins are co-located in the Polystyrenella longa genome:
- a CDS encoding reverse transcriptase family protein, with amino-acid sequence MRSRQEILDQIRETSRDEFILDEMIRRGFWPKEGELPEDPADEIRQREELRRKLHSLTTEDRKLSDVEKLKREARRQRLAESRLKRQETKERRLRERAEKAEAWREQYTRDIVYLGSDVSGGLNQQKIEIEELQKRGLPELHSVEELAEAMETTVAELRFLAFDRRTSTTTHYQRFAIPKKTGGIRNISAPMPRLKRAQEWILWNILDKIELHPAAHGFRTGRSIVTNAEPHVKAEVVINVDLENFFPTVTWRRVRGLFRKFGYSEQLATVLALICSEPEVTEVQLDQKTYYVQQSERRLPQGAPSSPAITNILCRGLDARLTGLAEKLGFTYTRYADDLTFSHAGQGSAAVGRMLRQVSYVVEQEGFQLHPEKTRIFRKGSRQEVTGLVVNERVNIPRKKLRQFRATLYQIEKDGPEGKHWGNSPNVLEAIEGYANFVAMVDPEKGREFQLQVRTIIEKEGRTQRNDVQRDRWNPNLASEEISEIPATGAVPPSVSSLLTTQEIEPVAPAAGEVFESKSKPWWMFWARWFN; translated from the coding sequence ATGCGATCTCGCCAGGAAATATTGGATCAGATACGGGAGACCTCCAGGGATGAGTTCATCCTGGATGAGATGATCCGTCGAGGTTTCTGGCCGAAAGAGGGAGAGCTTCCCGAAGACCCCGCGGACGAAATCCGTCAACGTGAGGAGCTGCGTCGCAAACTCCATTCGCTCACGACCGAAGATCGAAAGCTGAGTGATGTCGAAAAGTTAAAGCGGGAAGCACGTCGACAGCGTCTTGCAGAATCGCGCCTGAAACGTCAGGAAACCAAAGAACGACGGTTGCGCGAACGCGCAGAAAAAGCGGAAGCGTGGCGAGAGCAATATACGAGAGACATTGTCTATTTAGGTTCGGATGTTTCCGGTGGACTCAATCAACAGAAAATTGAAATTGAGGAACTCCAGAAACGAGGCCTTCCCGAATTACACTCGGTTGAGGAACTGGCCGAAGCGATGGAGACCACTGTTGCCGAACTCCGTTTTCTCGCTTTCGACCGGCGCACATCAACGACGACACATTATCAACGCTTCGCCATTCCCAAGAAAACGGGCGGGATACGAAATATCTCTGCACCGATGCCCCGTCTCAAACGAGCGCAGGAGTGGATTCTCTGGAATATTCTCGACAAGATCGAACTCCACCCGGCAGCCCATGGTTTTCGTACCGGTCGTTCGATTGTCACTAATGCGGAACCTCATGTTAAAGCGGAAGTCGTCATTAATGTTGACCTGGAAAACTTTTTCCCGACGGTGACTTGGCGCAGAGTTCGAGGCCTGTTTCGCAAGTTCGGTTACAGCGAGCAACTGGCAACGGTTCTCGCACTGATCTGTTCCGAACCGGAAGTAACTGAAGTCCAGTTAGATCAAAAAACCTACTATGTTCAACAATCGGAACGGCGGTTACCTCAAGGGGCGCCCAGTAGCCCTGCGATTACTAACATTCTTTGCCGCGGACTCGATGCCCGGTTAACAGGTCTCGCGGAAAAGCTGGGATTCACCTACACCCGCTACGCTGACGACCTGACATTTTCCCATGCTGGTCAGGGTTCTGCAGCGGTAGGTCGTATGTTGCGGCAGGTCTCCTATGTGGTCGAACAGGAAGGCTTTCAACTTCATCCGGAAAAGACACGTATCTTCCGGAAAGGAAGCCGTCAGGAAGTCACGGGGCTGGTCGTCAATGAACGAGTCAATATTCCCCGCAAAAAGCTACGGCAGTTCCGAGCGACCTTGTATCAGATCGAAAAGGATGGACCTGAAGGAAAGCATTGGGGGAACTCGCCCAATGTACTGGAAGCGATCGAAGGCTATGCCAACTTTGTGGCGATGGTCGATCCGGAAAAAGGACGCGAATTCCAGCTACAGGTCCGAACGATCATCGAAAAGGAAGGTCGAACCCAGCGGAACGACGTTCAGCGAGACCGTTGGAATCCCAATCTTGCATCGGAAGAAATAAGCGAGATACCGGCCACAGGGGCCGTCCCTCCTTCGGTTTCGTCATTACTCACCACCCAAGAGATTGAGCCGGTGGCTCCTGCGGCAGGCGAAGTGTTTGAATCAAAATCAAAGCCATGGTGGATGTTCTGGGCACGTTGGTTCAACTAA
- a CDS encoding Kelch repeat-containing protein, with product MKSIVLLLITFLSSSALLFAEDSIKATPKKGVKVAPELSEQLPSGYEKLPLFGEIEWEVKHLPWVEAGPYAGISGLAMVEYEGEIYVAGGFIPGGETSAEGVIEKTSRWTWKYNPRQDRWSQLPHIPDRREYTRGIVQGSNFYVVGGGKIFKGQEPSYQPYPDCFQLDLSSNESSWKKHSQLNVPRTHTSIGSIRNKLLVVGGNEYQWEEKGYSHNTIRATTEVFDLSQPEQGWQVRSSIPTGGRGWAASVVYADELCLFGGVTWKKEEGVTRLNESWRYDPQKDDWSRFADAPVAISGWEGTLYQNRYALIAGGVAEIAGKMVWSDLCWAYDCEEDRWLRLDNPLPPGAVFNDPGVVIIEDTIYIIGAEGPSGSHYDYLLVGKIQPSS from the coding sequence ATGAAGAGTATTGTTCTGCTGCTGATTACTTTTTTGTCGTCGTCCGCACTCCTCTTCGCTGAGGACTCCATCAAGGCGACTCCCAAGAAAGGCGTTAAGGTCGCACCGGAATTGTCGGAACAACTTCCCTCTGGATACGAAAAGCTTCCTCTGTTTGGTGAAATCGAATGGGAGGTCAAACATCTTCCCTGGGTAGAAGCGGGACCTTACGCTGGCATCAGTGGGTTGGCGATGGTGGAATACGAAGGAGAGATTTACGTTGCAGGCGGGTTCATTCCGGGAGGAGAAACATCCGCAGAAGGTGTCATCGAAAAAACGTCTCGCTGGACCTGGAAATATAATCCCAGACAAGATCGATGGAGCCAACTCCCCCATATTCCGGACCGACGTGAATACACTCGAGGAATCGTGCAGGGCTCGAACTTCTATGTGGTAGGGGGAGGAAAAATCTTCAAGGGACAGGAACCTTCGTATCAACCTTATCCTGATTGCTTTCAGCTCGATCTGTCGTCGAATGAATCTTCTTGGAAAAAGCATAGCCAACTGAATGTGCCGCGAACGCACACATCCATAGGAAGCATTCGAAACAAGCTGCTGGTCGTCGGTGGGAACGAATATCAGTGGGAAGAAAAAGGATACAGCCACAACACCATCCGCGCGACGACGGAGGTTTTTGATCTATCCCAGCCAGAACAGGGTTGGCAAGTTCGGTCCTCCATACCGACGGGAGGACGTGGATGGGCGGCGTCAGTAGTTTATGCTGACGAATTATGCCTGTTTGGTGGCGTGACTTGGAAAAAGGAAGAAGGGGTCACACGTCTGAATGAATCGTGGCGATACGATCCGCAGAAGGACGATTGGAGCCGGTTTGCGGATGCTCCCGTCGCCATTTCTGGCTGGGAAGGAACACTCTATCAAAATCGATATGCCCTTATTGCAGGCGGCGTCGCTGAGATCGCAGGGAAGATGGTTTGGTCCGATCTCTGTTGGGCGTATGATTGCGAAGAAGATCGTTGGTTACGATTGGATAACCCATTGCCTCCCGGTGCAGTCTTCAACGATCCCGGTGTCGTCATCATCGAGGACACAATCTACATCATCGGAGCCGAGGGACCTTCCGGGAGCCACTACGATTATCTGCTGGTAGGGAAGATTCAACCTTCTTCTTAA
- a CDS encoding alpha/beta hydrolase family protein produces MQHNVGKWFGIVLVCLILSPCYPGTVMAADPVTTNQAEEKVIEKWKTTTGVEFGTWGPMPNQPAPTLIILASTIQETLGSAYFRQSGNELSEAGYLLVSIDIPSHGTAMQVDEPAGLNGWADRCRRGEDFVKENNERLAQVLDYLIAEQYTDKSRIVICGTSRGGFLATHFAAFDKRVKAAVAYAPVTDLAALREFKDMEDNELAQSLSLIHQVDNLLGRPLFIVIGDRDDRVGTDTAITLALQLTRRSLEEGLNSQVDLHVISEPKGHTVPAGSTSLAAEWVKKKVESSLPADNRSGSRKVPRLR; encoded by the coding sequence ATGCAACACAACGTCGGAAAATGGTTTGGAATAGTGCTGGTTTGTCTCATTTTGAGTCCATGTTATCCCGGTACAGTCATGGCCGCCGATCCGGTTACCACGAACCAGGCGGAGGAGAAGGTTATCGAAAAATGGAAGACAACCACCGGGGTTGAATTCGGTACATGGGGGCCTATGCCCAACCAGCCAGCACCCACATTAATCATTCTGGCGAGCACTATTCAGGAGACCTTGGGAAGCGCCTATTTTCGGCAATCCGGAAATGAACTTTCCGAAGCGGGGTATTTGCTGGTTTCCATTGATATTCCCAGTCATGGCACCGCGATGCAAGTCGACGAGCCCGCCGGGTTGAATGGCTGGGCAGATCGCTGTCGGCGCGGAGAAGACTTCGTCAAAGAGAATAACGAACGACTGGCTCAAGTCCTCGATTACTTAATTGCCGAACAATATACGGACAAGTCACGAATCGTTATTTGCGGCACCTCGCGCGGTGGATTTCTAGCGACGCATTTTGCCGCGTTTGATAAACGAGTCAAAGCAGCCGTCGCTTACGCTCCCGTAACGGACTTGGCGGCGTTACGCGAATTCAAGGATATGGAAGATAATGAACTGGCCCAATCTCTGTCTCTGATTCATCAGGTGGACAACTTATTGGGAAGGCCTCTCTTCATTGTTATTGGGGATCGTGACGACCGTGTCGGCACAGACACGGCGATTACTTTGGCTCTTCAGTTGACCAGACGATCGCTGGAAGAGGGGTTAAACAGCCAGGTCGACTTACATGTAATTTCCGAACCCAAAGGGCATACCGTCCCTGCCGGATCGACTTCTCTCGCTGCCGAATGGGTTAAGAAGAAGGTTGAATCTTCCCTACCAGCAGATAATCGTAGTGGCTCCCGGAAGGTCCCTCGGCTCCGATGA
- a CDS encoding four-helix bundle copper-binding protein — protein MSHDKFKSCIEVCIECAQACEHCADACLSESHVAKMTNCIRTDRDCASLCLTAVALMSRDSQFATQFCAMLADVCEACAKECEQHEMQHCQECATACNKCAAECRDMAGVKS, from the coding sequence ATGAGCCACGACAAATTCAAATCTTGCATCGAAGTCTGCATCGAGTGCGCGCAAGCGTGTGAACACTGTGCGGACGCCTGTTTAAGTGAGAGTCATGTCGCCAAAATGACTAATTGCATTCGAACAGATCGCGACTGCGCCTCTCTTTGTCTGACTGCGGTCGCGCTCATGAGTCGCGATTCTCAGTTCGCCACGCAATTTTGTGCGATGCTTGCCGACGTTTGCGAGGCATGTGCCAAAGAATGCGAACAGCATGAAATGCAACATTGCCAGGAATGTGCAACAGCCTGTAATAAATGTGCCGCTGAATGTCGCGACATGGCTGGCGTGAAATCCTGA
- a CDS encoding glycoside hydrolase family protein, with protein MYSEAIGTRKTLGDVDVYYHEGIYHLFHLVLPNHDYIAHAVSNDCFSWRRVENAIHIGHPGSFDDSMLWTSHISAHPYKKGWWRMFYTGLSRCDRGGSQRIGMAESDDLYCWQKTPINWEDRRSPLPYDLPGRPPQPPFDHDASSDYPLSPPSEFYESKLDEGRHWVSWRDPFYFREGDRAWLLTAGRVNHGPVVRRGCVAQMEEVAPNQFEARPALHHPGLYDDVEVPNLLKINGEHYLIGSIREDAKVRYWHTKRIGDPWMSYADNVLLPSGNYAGRICKDDKGFLLFSFYTQGGVDRTSNNLMPPPKRIEQLENGHLAVRTFEGFASLMEEEVSVPRVCPLKDTSDGSCILLRDKSLQISNTFGYQIFALEEDLESFQLEATIQLSSEGKFGLVFRVDRETHDGYYISLDLFKGVAQLRSWGTGEDGSGENMMQFHSLQAGYWVTDPPGLTSLKLVAYGSYLELSIADNLILSLADQTFEHGALGFAVESAEAIITDFSIHRMQSPVQADEHLANG; from the coding sequence ATGTATTCAGAAGCAATAGGGACCAGGAAGACTCTCGGTGATGTGGATGTTTATTATCATGAGGGGATTTACCATCTGTTCCATCTCGTGTTGCCCAACCACGATTACATCGCTCATGCTGTGAGTAACGATTGCTTCAGTTGGCGACGGGTTGAGAATGCGATTCATATTGGACACCCGGGCAGTTTTGATGACTCCATGCTGTGGACCAGTCACATCTCTGCTCATCCTTATAAAAAAGGTTGGTGGAGGATGTTCTACACCGGGTTGTCCCGCTGTGACCGGGGAGGCAGCCAGCGAATTGGCATGGCAGAAAGTGACGATTTGTACTGTTGGCAGAAAACGCCCATTAATTGGGAGGATCGGCGTTCTCCGTTACCTTACGATCTACCGGGTCGGCCTCCCCAGCCTCCTTTCGACCATGACGCGAGCAGCGATTACCCCCTGAGTCCCCCATCAGAGTTTTACGAATCGAAATTAGATGAAGGTCGCCACTGGGTTTCCTGGCGTGATCCGTTTTACTTTCGGGAAGGTGATCGGGCCTGGTTATTGACGGCGGGCCGAGTGAATCATGGGCCTGTGGTCCGGCGAGGATGTGTGGCTCAGATGGAGGAAGTCGCCCCAAATCAATTTGAAGCTCGACCTGCTCTGCATCACCCCGGTTTGTATGACGATGTCGAAGTTCCCAATCTGTTGAAAATCAACGGCGAGCATTACCTGATCGGCAGTATTCGCGAAGACGCTAAAGTCCGCTATTGGCATACGAAACGAATCGGCGATCCCTGGATGAGTTATGCAGACAATGTGCTGCTGCCGAGTGGTAATTACGCTGGACGAATTTGTAAGGATGACAAGGGTTTTCTATTGTTCAGTTTTTACACCCAAGGGGGTGTGGATCGGACATCGAACAATCTGATGCCTCCACCGAAACGGATTGAACAACTTGAAAATGGTCACTTGGCTGTTCGCACGTTTGAGGGTTTTGCATCGTTGATGGAGGAGGAGGTTTCCGTACCCCGGGTATGTCCGTTGAAAGATACCAGCGATGGAAGTTGTATCCTACTTCGGGATAAATCACTCCAGATCTCTAACACATTCGGTTATCAGATTTTCGCGTTGGAAGAAGATTTGGAATCTTTCCAGTTGGAAGCAACCATACAACTGAGTAGCGAAGGGAAATTCGGTCTGGTCTTCCGTGTCGACCGGGAAACCCACGACGGGTATTACATTTCCCTGGATCTATTTAAAGGAGTCGCTCAATTACGGTCGTGGGGAACGGGAGAGGATGGAAGTGGCGAGAACATGATGCAATTCCATTCCCTACAGGCAGGCTACTGGGTGACCGATCCGCCCGGATTAACTTCCTTGAAACTTGTGGCTTACGGTAGTTATCTGGAGCTGTCGATTGCCGATAACCTGATCCTCTCACTGGCGGATCAAACTTTCGAGCATGGTGCCCTTGGCTTTGCCGTTGAAAGTGCTGAGGCGATCATCACCGATTTTTCGATTCATCGGATGCAATCTCCGGTTCAAGCGGACGAACATCTGGCAAATGGTTAA
- a CDS encoding HEAT repeat domain-containing protein yields the protein MKLHKQVILEFREGNSDEIYEIDLCEIGPDQFVVNFRHGHRGTTLSEGTNTDEPLSFSDAELMFEELVTSKTTKGYRETTHTAIAPLSEQEAEAQVTKAASQLTAREQAILNRLSRDKDTNHSWKLSRAVWRAGEFRLHEAEPVLISLLGSGDPMLDYAVAWSLGRLGGTASRAALSLFIDDENNAPHARRIATVALAQILTGEEQRGFLEQQLHGLPDNLLKSALDGPIELFEKDLREFRNESDKQTALVMESLYLLNNEFVRPVLLTWLQSAEFKHDLFQALRHIFKAAELRCDAEVFGILAYRFETTKSGRDRFRKESKFYFRRRIWWTLKRMAELEQPEFVPMAAHLLRQYTDGDAVPERKKYTYVPIPKTYRYQSITVRYGPYAPYLALNQLLYGNSPRFELDKARRYFCFQKEYQGNDGLLNNVREEAFPELWEQQPQVVFEMLTVSCCEKVHHFGVHVLRDCPSFCNEMESSSLISLLETPYTVTNHYALELARPRYDADSPDLDLLTALANCSYDEAQKQAWEWITPVRETLFANSDFAVALLASPQPQTRQHARQVLREVDLSTTVRREILKQIFSRLYKLDEIDSRLAAELSQMLLENFEKDLQRVNLDVLLYLAAHRVPELRRFAGELILLHDTFRQAPPVDVLVALLSSKQEIVVDVGIQIFLQLSPEVLKENEEIVFQLIRHPQEKIRELMRPTLIELAQSDSLFGHQISVRLVEALLISGASEGVPTYTMQLLCSDLRGFLNDVPSRQVWQLLNSKSGPAQQLGAELLETNVDSIELSVYDLVVLADHDLIDVRQIARQWCRKDVDKIRKDLPAAIKLFDTRWDDSRQFAFQYFRENVVESELLSPDMQIAICDSTRPDVQQFGRELITRAFDEEHAEEYLIKLSEHPSGDMQLFASSLLGQYEGDDGEHLRRLSYFFASVLSRVNRGRVVKNRVYRFLEQEASKSEANAQVVIDLLNRQSATAAIGDKSRAIEILLAIHARYPTLPTILQLQPVEVRNGV from the coding sequence ATGAAATTGCACAAACAGGTGATTCTCGAATTCCGTGAAGGGAACTCGGACGAAATCTATGAAATCGACCTGTGCGAGATTGGACCGGATCAGTTCGTGGTCAATTTTCGTCATGGACACCGGGGAACTACGCTATCAGAAGGAACAAATACGGACGAGCCTCTTTCTTTTTCGGATGCAGAACTGATGTTCGAGGAGCTGGTGACTTCCAAAACGACCAAAGGATATCGAGAAACCACGCACACGGCCATCGCCCCACTGAGCGAGCAGGAAGCAGAGGCCCAGGTAACGAAAGCAGCAAGTCAACTAACCGCGCGGGAACAGGCGATCCTGAATCGGCTTTCGAGGGACAAGGATACGAATCACTCCTGGAAGTTGTCTCGGGCAGTTTGGCGCGCGGGGGAGTTTCGACTCCATGAAGCCGAACCCGTGTTGATCTCGCTCCTCGGTAGTGGTGACCCGATGCTCGATTATGCCGTGGCCTGGTCTTTGGGGCGACTGGGCGGTACGGCCAGCCGCGCGGCGCTGTCCCTATTCATCGACGACGAAAATAACGCTCCTCATGCACGGCGTATTGCTACTGTAGCCTTGGCTCAAATTCTTACTGGTGAAGAACAACGGGGATTTCTCGAACAGCAGCTACATGGACTCCCCGACAATCTTCTCAAATCGGCTTTGGATGGTCCGATTGAGCTGTTTGAAAAAGATTTGCGAGAGTTCCGTAATGAAAGCGACAAACAAACGGCGTTGGTGATGGAATCGTTGTACCTTCTCAACAATGAGTTCGTTCGACCGGTGCTGCTGACCTGGTTGCAGTCAGCTGAGTTCAAACACGATCTGTTCCAAGCCTTGCGGCACATCTTCAAAGCGGCCGAATTGCGATGCGATGCTGAGGTCTTTGGGATCCTCGCCTATCGCTTTGAAACGACCAAAAGTGGCCGAGATCGTTTTCGTAAAGAGAGTAAGTTCTACTTCCGTCGTCGCATCTGGTGGACGCTTAAGCGAATGGCCGAACTGGAACAACCCGAGTTCGTCCCGATGGCGGCTCATCTGCTACGGCAATACACCGACGGAGATGCTGTCCCTGAACGAAAAAAATATACCTACGTTCCCATTCCAAAAACCTATCGTTACCAGAGTATCACCGTCCGTTACGGACCCTATGCTCCTTATCTGGCGTTGAATCAACTCCTGTATGGAAACAGCCCTCGCTTCGAATTGGACAAGGCACGTCGCTACTTTTGTTTTCAAAAAGAGTATCAAGGAAACGATGGCTTATTAAACAATGTGCGGGAAGAAGCGTTTCCGGAACTGTGGGAACAACAACCCCAGGTTGTCTTTGAAATGTTGACAGTCAGTTGCTGTGAGAAGGTTCATCACTTCGGAGTTCACGTCTTGCGGGACTGCCCTTCGTTTTGCAACGAGATGGAATCGTCCTCTCTGATTTCGCTACTGGAAACGCCCTACACGGTCACCAATCATTACGCACTCGAACTTGCCCGCCCTCGGTATGATGCCGATTCTCCTGATCTCGATCTTCTTACTGCACTCGCCAATTGCAGCTATGATGAAGCACAGAAACAAGCCTGGGAGTGGATCACTCCAGTGAGGGAAACTCTTTTTGCCAACAGTGACTTTGCTGTTGCCTTACTCGCCAGTCCTCAACCTCAAACACGTCAGCATGCTCGGCAGGTACTTCGTGAGGTGGATCTGTCAACAACTGTCCGTCGCGAAATACTTAAACAGATCTTTTCTCGACTTTACAAACTGGATGAGATCGATAGTCGTCTCGCCGCTGAGCTGAGCCAGATGTTATTGGAGAATTTTGAGAAGGATCTTCAAAGAGTCAATCTCGATGTCCTACTGTACCTCGCAGCGCATCGTGTGCCTGAATTGCGACGTTTCGCAGGGGAACTCATTCTACTGCATGATACCTTTCGACAAGCTCCTCCCGTCGACGTACTGGTTGCCCTGCTCTCGTCGAAGCAGGAAATCGTGGTTGATGTGGGCATACAAATCTTCCTGCAGTTATCGCCTGAAGTGTTGAAAGAGAATGAAGAGATCGTCTTCCAACTGATTCGCCATCCTCAGGAGAAGATCCGGGAACTGATGCGTCCCACGCTGATCGAATTGGCCCAGTCCGACAGTCTTTTTGGTCACCAGATATCCGTACGTCTCGTCGAAGCACTTCTTATCTCTGGAGCATCCGAAGGGGTTCCTACCTACACGATGCAATTGCTGTGTAGTGACTTAAGAGGATTTCTGAATGATGTCCCCTCGAGACAAGTGTGGCAGTTGTTGAATTCGAAATCCGGACCGGCCCAGCAATTGGGGGCGGAATTGCTCGAGACGAATGTGGATTCGATTGAACTTTCTGTTTATGACTTAGTCGTGCTTGCCGATCATGATTTGATTGACGTCAGACAAATCGCCCGGCAATGGTGCCGGAAGGATGTTGACAAGATACGGAAAGACCTGCCTGCCGCCATCAAGTTATTCGATACTCGTTGGGACGACAGTCGTCAGTTTGCATTCCAGTACTTCCGCGAGAACGTGGTCGAGAGTGAACTACTATCGCCCGACATGCAAATCGCTATTTGCGACAGTACAAGGCCCGATGTGCAGCAGTTTGGTCGCGAATTGATTACCCGGGCTTTCGACGAAGAGCATGCCGAAGAATACCTTATCAAACTCAGCGAACATCCCAGTGGCGACATGCAGCTTTTTGCCTCCAGTTTGTTAGGTCAATACGAAGGTGATGACGGCGAACATTTACGCCGACTGTCATATTTCTTTGCCTCCGTCCTCTCGCGTGTGAACCGGGGGCGGGTGGTGAAGAATCGTGTTTATCGATTTCTCGAACAGGAGGCATCGAAGTCAGAGGCGAATGCTCAAGTCGTTATCGACCTGTTGAACCGACAGTCGGCCACGGCGGCAATCGGTGACAAATCACGGGCGATTGAAATTCTGCTGGCGATTCACGCCAGGTATCCTACTTTGCCGACGATTCTGCAGTTGCAACCGGTGGAGGTGCGAAATGGAGTTTAA
- a CDS encoding SWIM zinc finger family protein, whose protein sequence is MEFNYNYQSITSIENSGSRTSMSFAPDTLRLPTFFRGELKQSIAFREAISTLHDVVVSDLRWKPKDKTAYKQWAERQNEIDLAKVASQKQELAQQIDEIQAELAVLHQRRNERWTPYYAAQARYFKYLLTRDYNAWLVLDPVITVHPDEVFFECFSQDESSYGRLSIGYEVFQNVGEFSCGTTNIDYSSSLYDEFQKIRSYKTTQFEIDPTGFEVETSGEEAHKEIKIDLPDSWVRGFLQVSSALSLPAATIDLHPMDVHNFCLILRRHRELVGPRSLRFQLTPGAPVKIVIDPWGTELECPRSVYQGNTEQEIRVWGRRRLHILERLIPIADRFTVQLLGTGMPSFYTAHIGDMAFTLGLSGWTANDWSRAGQFDLLASRADVDQFTREKVFNTLKETWYETPDRLATQLGLDRSVVLGALAAYTQAGRAIWDGTKGVYRLRELTREPLPMKHLRFANEREENAVRFLDEQSVQVTVAAVDANGNHQLTGTVQEQSQLYEPTLSLNRDEQISDAECTCNWYQQNKLRKGPCEHILALRMCHARRDQLDVT, encoded by the coding sequence ATGGAGTTTAACTACAACTACCAATCGATCACCTCGATTGAGAACAGCGGTTCCCGGACCAGCATGTCGTTTGCTCCCGACACTCTGCGGTTGCCGACATTCTTTCGCGGAGAATTAAAACAGAGCATTGCCTTTCGTGAAGCGATCAGTACGCTGCACGATGTCGTTGTTTCTGACTTGCGATGGAAACCCAAGGATAAAACTGCCTACAAGCAGTGGGCCGAACGACAGAATGAAATCGATCTGGCGAAAGTCGCTTCCCAGAAGCAGGAACTAGCACAGCAAATTGACGAGATTCAGGCGGAACTCGCTGTTCTGCATCAGCGACGGAACGAACGATGGACTCCGTACTACGCAGCTCAGGCTCGATATTTCAAATACCTGCTTACTCGAGACTACAATGCCTGGTTGGTTCTCGATCCTGTCATCACCGTTCATCCCGATGAAGTCTTTTTTGAGTGTTTCAGTCAGGATGAATCGAGTTATGGACGGCTCTCAATAGGCTACGAGGTGTTCCAGAACGTCGGTGAGTTCTCCTGTGGAACCACCAATATTGATTACTCCTCTTCGCTCTACGATGAATTCCAAAAAATACGGAGTTATAAAACAACGCAGTTCGAAATCGACCCTACTGGCTTCGAAGTCGAGACCTCCGGCGAAGAGGCACACAAAGAAATCAAGATCGACTTGCCTGACAGCTGGGTTCGTGGATTCCTGCAAGTCAGCTCGGCGCTCTCTCTCCCGGCAGCAACGATCGACCTCCATCCGATGGATGTGCATAATTTCTGCTTGATCCTACGGCGTCACCGGGAATTGGTTGGACCACGATCACTCCGTTTTCAGCTCACACCGGGGGCGCCCGTCAAGATCGTGATCGATCCCTGGGGGACGGAACTGGAATGTCCACGATCCGTTTACCAGGGGAATACCGAACAAGAAATCCGTGTCTGGGGCCGGCGGCGATTGCATATTCTCGAACGATTAATCCCTATCGCGGACCGCTTTACTGTGCAGTTGTTAGGAACAGGGATGCCTTCGTTTTACACCGCTCACATTGGTGATATGGCATTTACGCTGGGACTCTCCGGATGGACGGCGAATGACTGGTCACGTGCAGGCCAGTTCGATTTACTGGCCTCGCGAGCAGATGTCGATCAATTTACCCGCGAGAAAGTATTCAATACTTTAAAAGAGACCTGGTACGAAACACCCGATCGGCTGGCGACTCAGCTCGGTCTGGATCGCTCTGTGGTACTTGGAGCCTTAGCTGCTTACACGCAAGCGGGCCGTGCCATCTGGGACGGAACCAAAGGGGTGTATCGTCTCCGTGAGTTGACCCGTGAACCTCTGCCGATGAAGCATTTGCGATTCGCAAACGAACGGGAAGAAAACGCCGTCCGGTTTCTCGATGAACAGAGCGTTCAAGTAACTGTGGCTGCTGTTGACGCGAATGGAAACCACCAACTGACAGGCACCGTGCAGGAACAGAGCCAGTTGTATGAACCTACATTATCCCTTAATCGGGACGAACAAATCAGCGATGCGGAATGTACCTGCAACTGGTATCAGCAGAACAAGTTGCGAAAAGGTCCCTGCGAACATATCCTCGCATTAAGAATGTGTCATGCGCGTCGTGACCAACTGGATGTGACCTAG